From a region of the Zingiber officinale cultivar Zhangliang chromosome 10B, Zo_v1.1, whole genome shotgun sequence genome:
- the LOC122029412 gene encoding GATA transcription factor 4-like, translating into MEDGVGDLFDHIEDLLDFPADDEVVGMVEPCGDWSGPLMIPPLPESLANELLGGHGGGKDSLEGFIDQNQKSVDEKNSTEEDEQSPCDELDIVQLEWMSKFLEDSDSFSLGLPSGSDAIDKSTVDSGDSHGPKADELCFFRTSSPVSVLEAISNAAGGEGSSNSSSSFSSSTSESYFIKSTKEARAPPLSPRPPEQPAAPFVPARARSKRARPTAFSPRPHVIPCILVPVPGQVSPCAATSDPESFGESFPAPPPMKKKQKKKIPASNSDRTDSSPPVRKCTHCEIQKTPQWRAGPLGPKTLCNACGVRYKSGRLFPEYRPAASPTFVPSIHSNSHKKVIEMRITATHKAASAGTTVRSSDSCDLLAYIRRRE; encoded by the exons ATGGAGGATGGCGTGGGCGACCTGTTCGACCACATCGAGGATTTGCTCGACTTCCCCGCCGACGACGAAGTGGTCGGGATGGTGGAACCCTGCGGCGATTGGAGCGGCCCGCTTATGATCCCTCCGCTTCCGGAGTCCCTCGCAAACGAGCTTTTAGGCGGCCACGGCGGCGGCAAGGATTCGCTTGAAGGTTTCATTGACCAAAACCAGAAGTCTGTGGACGAAAAAAATAGCACGGAGGAAGACGAGCAGAGCCCA TGCGACGAGCTTGACATTGTACAACTGGAATGGATGTCCAAATTCCTCGAAGACTCTGACTCCTTCTCGCTCGGCCTCCCGAGCGGCAGCGATGCCATCGACAAAAGCACCGTCGACAGCGGGGACAGCCACGGACCCAAAGCCGATGAGCTATGTTTCTTTCGTACCTCGAGTCCTGTCTCTGTGCTCGAGGCGATCAGTAACGCCGCCGGCGGTGAAGGCAGCAGCAACTCCTCGTCATCTTTCTCTTCCTCGACCTCGGAATCGTATTTTATCAAAAGTACTAAGGAAGCGAGAGCGCCACCACTTTCACCGAGGCCACCGGAGCAGCCCGCTGCTCCATTCGTCCCCGCCCGCGCGCGCAGCAAACGGGCTCGTCCTACCGCCTTCTCGCCTCGCCCCCACGTCATCCCCTGCATTCTGGTTCCTGTCCCTGGTCAGGTTTCTCCCTGCGCTGCTACTTCAGATCCAGAGAGTTTCGGCGAGTCGTTCCCCGCTCCACCACCTATgaaaaagaagcaaaagaagaagaTCCCGGCCTCCAACAGCGACAGGACGGACTCCTCGCCGCCGGTGCGAAAATGCACGCACTGCGAAATCCAGAAGACACCGCAGTGGCGGGCCGGGCCGTTGGGGCCTAAGACGCTATGCAACGCCTGCGGCGTCCGGTACAAGTCCGGGCGTCTCTTCCCAGAGTACCGCCCCGCCGCCAGCCCCACCTTCGTCCCCTCCATCCACTCCAACTCGCATAAGAAGGTGATCGAGATGCGCATTACGGCCACCCATAAAGCTGCCAGCGCCGGCACCACCGTCCGCTCCTCCGACAGCTGCGATCTCCTTGCGTACATTCGCCGGAGGGAGTGA